Proteins from a single region of Lysinibacillus sp. JNUCC-52:
- the rplI gene encoding 50S ribosomal protein L9 codes for MKVVFLKDVKGKGKKGEVKNVADGYAQNFLIKNGYAAEANAQAMSQLEGQKKLEQKNAAAELAEAKALKEKLEALTVELKAKSGDGGRLFGSVSTKQIAEALQKVHGIKIDKRKMTLPEGIRALGFTNVPVKLHHEVSATLKVQVTEE; via the coding sequence ATGAAAGTAGTATTTTTAAAAGACGTTAAAGGTAAAGGAAAAAAAGGGGAAGTAAAAAATGTAGCAGATGGCTATGCACAAAACTTCCTAATTAAAAACGGTTATGCTGCGGAAGCGAATGCTCAAGCAATGAGCCAGTTAGAAGGTCAAAAGAAATTAGAACAAAAAAATGCAGCTGCAGAATTAGCAGAAGCAAAAGCTTTAAAAGAAAAGCTAGAAGCACTAACTGTTGAGCTAAAAGCTAAATCAGGTGATGGCGGTCGCCTATTTGGTTCAGTTTCAACTAAGCAAATCGCTGAAGCACTTCAAAAAGTACATGGCATTAAAATAGATAAACGTAAAATGACATTACCTGAAGGAATCCGTGCACTAGGCTTTACAAATGTACCTGTAAAACTACATCACGAAGTATCAGCAACATTAAAAGTACAAGTAACGGAAGAATAA
- the dnaB gene encoding replicative DNA helicase, with protein MNEPMIDRVPPHNREAEQSVIGAIFLEPQALITASEILLADDFYQNAHKKIFETMLRLSDLGKAIDVVTVTEELSAKKEIEDVGGLSYLLELANAVPTAANVAHYAKIVEEKALLRRLIRVATKIVEDGYTREDEVEALLGEAEKKMMEVANRKNAGDFKHVKDVLVETFDNIEQLQSRKGDVTGIPTGFRDLDHITAGFQRNDLIIVAARPSVGKTAFALNVAQSVAVQARENVAIFSLEMGAEQLIMRMLCAEGNIDAQVLRTGALTTEDWGKLTMAMGSLSNSGIFIDDTPGVRINEIRAKCRRLAQEHGLGMILIDYLQLIQGSGKPGENRQQEVSEISRSLKQLARELKVPVIALSQLSRGVEQRQDKRPMMSDLRESGSIEQDADIVAFLYRDDYYDKESESKNMIEIIIAKQRNGPTGTVTLAFKKEFNKFINVDWSQMPPPPPRD; from the coding sequence ATGAACGAACCGATGATAGACCGCGTTCCACCGCATAACCGGGAAGCGGAGCAATCGGTTATCGGTGCGATTTTTCTAGAACCACAGGCACTAATCACGGCATCTGAAATATTGCTAGCCGATGATTTTTACCAAAACGCACATAAGAAGATTTTTGAAACGATGCTGCGTTTAAGTGATCTAGGAAAAGCGATAGATGTTGTAACAGTTACTGAGGAATTATCAGCAAAAAAAGAGATTGAGGATGTTGGCGGGCTATCGTATTTACTAGAGCTCGCCAATGCTGTCCCTACGGCAGCAAACGTTGCTCACTATGCGAAAATCGTTGAGGAAAAAGCGCTCTTACGGCGTTTAATCCGTGTCGCTACAAAAATTGTAGAAGATGGCTACACTCGTGAGGATGAGGTAGAGGCATTACTTGGCGAGGCAGAGAAGAAAATGATGGAGGTCGCCAACCGCAAAAATGCTGGCGACTTTAAACATGTAAAAGACGTTTTAGTAGAGACATTCGATAATATTGAACAGCTTCAATCACGTAAAGGTGATGTAACGGGTATTCCAACAGGATTCCGAGATTTAGACCATATTACAGCTGGCTTCCAACGCAATGACTTAATTATAGTCGCGGCACGACCTTCTGTAGGGAAAACAGCTTTTGCGCTAAATGTTGCACAAAGTGTTGCTGTACAAGCACGTGAAAATGTTGCCATTTTCTCATTAGAGATGGGTGCAGAGCAACTAATCATGCGTATGCTATGTGCGGAAGGAAATATTGATGCACAAGTTTTACGTACAGGTGCTTTAACAACCGAAGATTGGGGTAAACTAACGATGGCAATGGGAAGTTTATCGAATTCGGGTATTTTTATTGATGACACACCAGGAGTACGTATCAATGAAATTCGAGCAAAGTGTAGACGTTTAGCACAAGAGCATGGACTTGGAATGATTCTAATCGATTACTTACAGCTTATTCAAGGTAGTGGTAAGCCAGGTGAAAACCGTCAGCAAGAAGTATCAGAAATCTCACGTTCGTTAAAACAATTAGCGCGTGAATTAAAGGTACCTGTTATTGCATTATCACAGTTATCACGTGGCGTGGAACAACGTCAGGATAAGCGACCAATGATGAGTGACTTGCGTGAATCAGGAAGTATTGAGCAGGATGCCGATATTGTTGCCTTCTTATATCGTGATGATTATTACGACAAAGAGTCCGAGAGTAAAAATATGATTGAAATTATAATTGCTAAACAACGTAACGGTCCAACAGGAACAGTTACACTTGCTTTTAAAAAGGAATTCAATAAATTTATAAACGTGGATTGGTCACAAATGCCACCACCACCACCACGCGATTAG
- a CDS encoding adenylosuccinate synthase, translating into MTSVVVVGTQWGDEGKGKITDFLSQKADAIARFAGGDNAGHTIKIDGETYKLHLIPSGIFYKEKTSVMGNGMVINPKSLVTELKGLQERGINTDNLRISNRAHVILPYHIKQDIADEESRGENKIGTTCKGIGPCYQDKVARIGIRMADLLDKEVFEEKLRHNLAIKNKLFEKFYEVEGVTFEEIFEEFYGYGQEIAKYVTDTSKILNDVLDEGGKVLFEGAQGILLDVDQGTYPFVTSSNPVAGGVAIGAGIGPSKVTSVIGVCKAYTSRVGDGPFPTELFDEVGQQIREVGREYGTTTGRPRRVGWFDTVVVRHSRRVSGITHLSLNSIDVLSGLETVKICTAYKYKDEIITEYPANLHIIEQCQPIYEELPGWSEDITSCRTLEELPENARRYVERVSELTGIEIATFSVGPGREQTNVLVDIWEA; encoded by the coding sequence ATGACATCAGTTGTAGTTGTAGGAACACAGTGGGGAGACGAAGGAAAAGGTAAAATTACAGATTTTCTTTCACAAAAGGCAGATGCAATCGCTCGCTTTGCAGGTGGCGATAATGCAGGACATACCATTAAAATTGATGGAGAAACATATAAACTCCATTTAATCCCATCAGGTATTTTCTACAAAGAAAAAACTTCTGTAATGGGAAATGGGATGGTTATTAATCCGAAGTCGCTTGTAACAGAGCTAAAAGGACTTCAAGAGCGAGGCATTAATACGGACAATCTTCGTATTTCAAATCGTGCCCATGTCATTTTGCCATATCATATTAAGCAAGATATTGCGGATGAAGAAAGCCGTGGCGAAAATAAAATCGGTACAACATGTAAAGGAATCGGTCCTTGCTATCAAGATAAAGTAGCACGTATCGGTATCCGTATGGCTGATTTATTAGATAAAGAAGTATTTGAAGAAAAACTACGTCATAATTTAGCAATTAAAAATAAATTGTTTGAGAAGTTTTATGAAGTTGAAGGTGTAACATTCGAAGAAATTTTCGAAGAATTTTATGGTTATGGTCAAGAAATTGCAAAATATGTTACCGATACTTCAAAAATTTTAAATGATGTGTTAGATGAGGGTGGCAAAGTATTATTTGAAGGCGCACAAGGTATTTTACTTGATGTCGATCAAGGGACATATCCATTTGTTACTTCTTCAAACCCTGTTGCTGGTGGTGTAGCGATTGGTGCAGGTATTGGCCCATCTAAAGTAACAAGTGTTATTGGTGTATGTAAAGCCTATACTTCACGTGTAGGAGATGGCCCGTTCCCAACTGAATTATTTGATGAGGTTGGTCAACAAATCCGTGAAGTTGGTCGTGAATACGGCACAACGACTGGACGTCCTCGTCGTGTAGGTTGGTTTGATACGGTTGTCGTTCGCCATTCACGCCGTGTAAGTGGTATTACGCATTTATCTCTAAACTCAATTGATGTATTATCTGGCTTAGAGACAGTAAAAATCTGTACAGCTTATAAATATAAAGATGAAATAATTACGGAGTACCCAGCGAATCTTCATATTATTGAACAATGTCAACCAATTTATGAAGAGCTTCCAGGCTGGTCAGAAGATATTACAAGCTGCCGTACATTAGAAGAGCTACCAGAGAACGCACGCCGTTACGTTGAACGTGTAAGTGAATTAACGGGCATTGAAATTGCTACTTTCTCTGTCGGCCCTGGTCGTGAACAAACAAATGTGTTAGTAGACATTTGGGAAGCATAA
- a CDS encoding YitT family protein yields MVAIGAIIMAVGLELFLVPNHIMDGGIVGVSIIASHLLSLPLGIFIFVLNLPFIFLGYKQIGKTFALSTGLGITVLSVTTIFLHNLQPFTTDTLLATVFGGIILGIGVGIVIRYGGSLDGTEILAILFNRKSPFSVGEIIMFFNLLIFTIAGFVFTWEQAMYSIMAYYIAYKMIDIVIQGMEESKSVYIISDEIDEIGQTIMDRLGRGVTFLHGEGAYTGNDKKVIFTVITRLEESKLKSIVAEIDAHAFLAIGNIAEVKGGRFKKKDIH; encoded by the coding sequence ATGGTTGCAATAGGTGCTATCATTATGGCCGTAGGATTAGAGCTATTTCTAGTACCCAACCACATTATGGATGGTGGAATCGTCGGTGTATCCATTATCGCCTCGCATTTATTGAGCTTACCCCTAGGCATATTCATCTTCGTTTTGAACTTACCTTTTATCTTTTTAGGCTATAAACAGATCGGTAAAACATTTGCACTTTCTACAGGGCTTGGCATTACAGTGCTCTCCGTAACAACGATCTTCTTACATAATCTTCAACCATTTACAACAGACACATTACTCGCCACAGTATTTGGTGGTATTATTTTGGGCATTGGTGTTGGTATCGTTATACGTTATGGTGGTTCTTTAGATGGAACTGAAATTTTAGCCATTTTATTTAACCGAAAATCCCCCTTCTCTGTCGGAGAGATTATTATGTTCTTTAACCTTCTTATCTTTACAATTGCAGGTTTTGTTTTTACGTGGGAGCAGGCAATGTACTCTATCATGGCCTATTATATAGCCTACAAAATGATCGATATTGTAATACAAGGGATGGAAGAATCAAAATCTGTTTATATTATTAGTGATGAAATTGATGAAATCGGGCAAACCATTATGGATCGCCTCGGTCGTGGGGTCACTTTTCTACATGGTGAAGGAGCCTATACTGGGAATGACAAAAAGGTTATTTTTACAGTTATTACGCGATTAGAAGAATCAAAATTAAAATCGATTGTCGCTGAAATTGACGCCCATGCTTTCCTTGCAATAGGGAATATTGCAGAAGTAAAAGGTGGCCGCTTCAAGAAGAAGGACATTCACTAA
- a CDS encoding M23 family metallopeptidase, whose product MSSSWNKKEESNRFTYNFSSFKKVSIIAVLMASFAINVGFTKENNHKEALNKIYHIYVDNEYMGAVSNDKAVREIIASKEQQASNQYKDLLIDANSAVKIIPEQVFSNETKDAETLAKLEQSLVAQSPAFALLVDDKPIAYLKDADAYEETIRMLKLQYVSQQELDALANQQTINNLPALQSGESRLLNITFKQGISGVTQKVDPNAIVSPQEAVKYLMMGSLEQEEYKIQSGDVLGAVAKKHDLTTAELIALNPGLTVDTVLQIGQALNVTVAKPFVALEVKQEKKITDTIPFEKIIEEDSSMYKGETVVKQQGVNGKKETSYLITAENGTRTSKVALEEKILQQPVNEIEVVGTKVVSSRGTGEFTWPTVGGYISSGMGQRWGTTHRGIDIARPSNYNILASDNGVVVSAGVSGSYGNRIVINHNNGYTTLYGHLSSIKVSVGQVVEKGSVIGIMGSTGNSTGTHLHFEVEKNGELVNPLSYVGQ is encoded by the coding sequence ATGAGTTCGTCTTGGAATAAAAAAGAAGAAAGCAATCGATTCACCTACAATTTTTCTTCTTTTAAAAAAGTATCAATTATTGCAGTGTTAATGGCAAGTTTTGCAATAAACGTGGGCTTTACAAAGGAAAATAATCATAAAGAAGCATTAAATAAAATCTATCATATATATGTTGATAATGAATATATGGGTGCTGTATCTAATGACAAAGCTGTTCGCGAAATTATTGCATCAAAAGAACAACAAGCTAGCAATCAGTATAAAGACTTATTGATTGATGCAAACTCAGCGGTGAAAATAATACCAGAGCAAGTGTTTAGCAATGAAACAAAGGATGCAGAAACATTAGCGAAGCTTGAGCAATCCTTAGTAGCTCAATCACCAGCTTTTGCATTATTAGTAGATGATAAGCCCATTGCTTATTTAAAAGATGCGGATGCCTACGAAGAAACAATTCGTATGCTAAAGCTACAATATGTTTCACAACAAGAGTTAGACGCACTAGCGAACCAGCAAACTATAAATAATTTACCAGCTTTACAGTCTGGAGAATCGCGCCTTTTAAATATTACGTTTAAACAAGGTATTTCAGGTGTAACACAAAAGGTAGATCCAAATGCCATTGTATCACCTCAAGAGGCAGTTAAATATTTAATGATGGGCTCACTGGAGCAAGAGGAATATAAAATTCAATCTGGCGATGTATTAGGAGCAGTTGCTAAAAAACATGATTTAACAACGGCTGAATTAATCGCATTAAATCCAGGTCTTACAGTGGATACAGTGTTACAAATTGGACAGGCATTAAATGTAACAGTTGCAAAACCATTTGTAGCGTTAGAAGTAAAACAAGAAAAGAAAATTACGGATACAATTCCATTTGAAAAAATAATTGAAGAAGACTCTTCGATGTACAAAGGTGAAACAGTTGTAAAACAGCAAGGTGTTAACGGCAAGAAAGAAACCTCTTACTTAATTACTGCTGAAAATGGAACAAGAACGTCAAAAGTCGCTTTAGAAGAAAAGATTCTACAACAACCAGTAAATGAAATTGAAGTGGTAGGAACAAAAGTCGTTTCATCTCGTGGAACGGGAGAATTTACTTGGCCAACAGTAGGGGGCTATATTTCAAGTGGAATGGGGCAACGTTGGGGTACGACTCATCGTGGAATTGATATTGCTCGTCCTAGTAACTACAATATACTAGCTTCAGATAATGGTGTAGTAGTATCAGCTGGTGTTTCGGGCAGCTATGGTAATCGCATTGTTATTAATCATAATAATGGCTATACAACGCTTTATGGACATTTATCTTCAATAAAAGTTAGCGTTGGACAAGTAGTTGAAAAAGGTTCTGTTATTGGGATTATGGGCTCTACAGGAAATTCAACAGGTACACATTTACACTTTGAAGTTGAGAAAAATGGAGAGCTTGTCAATCCATTATCGTATGTAGGTCAGTAA
- the yycF gene encoding response regulator YycF — MSKTILVVDDEKPIADILQFNLIKEGYKVICAYDGDEALEKVEEEQPDLMLLDIMLPKRDGMEVCREIRKKYDFPIIMLTAKGSEIDKVLGLEMGADDYVTKPFSTRELIARVKANMRRLQVVAPAAEEEEEASNEIVVGSLVIQPDAYQVMKRDEAIELTHREFELLHYLGKHIGQVMTREHLLQTVWGYDYFGDVRTVDVTIRRLREKIEDNPSHPAWIVTRRGVGYYLRNPEQE; from the coding sequence ATGAGCAAAACAATTTTAGTTGTTGACGATGAGAAACCAATCGCAGATATTTTACAGTTTAATTTAATTAAAGAGGGCTACAAAGTAATTTGTGCTTATGATGGAGATGAAGCATTAGAAAAGGTTGAGGAAGAGCAACCAGATTTAATGCTATTAGATATAATGCTACCAAAAAGAGATGGTATGGAAGTTTGTAGAGAAATCCGAAAAAAATATGATTTCCCTATTATTATGTTAACCGCAAAAGGTTCTGAGATTGATAAAGTATTAGGCTTAGAAATGGGCGCTGATGACTATGTAACAAAGCCGTTTAGTACGCGAGAACTTATTGCACGTGTAAAGGCTAATATGCGCCGCCTTCAAGTAGTAGCTCCTGCAGCTGAAGAGGAAGAAGAAGCATCAAATGAAATTGTAGTAGGCTCTCTAGTTATTCAGCCTGACGCTTATCAGGTAATGAAGCGTGATGAAGCAATTGAACTGACACATCGAGAATTTGAATTGCTACATTACTTAGGTAAACATATTGGTCAAGTGATGACTCGCGAGCATCTTTTACAAACGGTATGGGGCTACGATTATTTCGGAGACGTACGTACAGTCGATGTAACGATTCGCCGCCTTCGTGAAAAAATAGAGGATAATCCAAGTCATCCAGCATGGATTGTCACGCGACGTGGTGTAGGGTATTATTTACGAAATCCTGAACAGGAGTAA
- the walK gene encoding cell wall metabolism sensor histidine kinase WalK, whose translation MQKVSFFKSIHVKLVLIYILLIMLALQIIGIYFAKELERNLKSNFQESIFQRVDLMQYSIREEILKERDESMPSLEESLKSIVKEFSTGLKDVSTGDILEIRVIDSRQRILATSEVDNQSLIGQRSNTDLVRRAISAETLFDIIKLDNKTRNRVWVLATPIRDGAGPDDEIIGVLYIEANIESVFEQMNDINRIFLGGTAVSLVVTIFLGILVARTITQPIADMRKQAQAMAKGNFSRKVRVYGTDEIGQLATTFNHLTNRLQESQSTTEAERRKLDSVLSNMTDGVIATDRKGRIILINDPALELLHISRDITLGRPIASVLGIDQEYSFEDLIHMNDAINLDFSTSEAPYILRANFSVIQKETGFINGLITVLHDITEQEKIEMERREFVSNVSHELRTPLTTMRSYLEALMDGAWKDDNIAPTFLNVTQTETERMIRLVNDLLQLSRMDSSNYKLNKDIVLFNSFFNRIIDRFEMSKSENVTFERLLPETSYYVEIDTDKVTQVIDNVISNAIKYSPDGGNVRFGFTVQGNMLKVMISDDGMGIPKENVGRIFDRFYRVDRARARSMGGTGLGLAIAREMIEAHGGKIWAESEEGYGTTVFFTLPFELDDFDEAGEWG comes from the coding sequence ATGCAGAAAGTAAGCTTCTTTAAATCAATTCATGTCAAGCTTGTATTAATTTATATTTTGTTGATCATGTTAGCATTACAAATTATAGGCATCTATTTCGCAAAGGAATTAGAGCGGAATTTGAAAAGTAATTTTCAAGAGTCTATTTTTCAGCGTGTAGATTTGATGCAATATAGCATTCGTGAAGAAATTTTGAAAGAGCGCGATGAAAGCATGCCTTCACTTGAGGAAAGTCTGAAATCCATCGTAAAAGAATTTTCAACAGGATTGAAGGATGTATCGACGGGTGATATTTTAGAGATTCGCGTAATTGATAGTAGACAGCGTATACTTGCAACTTCAGAGGTAGATAATCAAAGTTTAATTGGACAGCGTTCAAATACAGACCTTGTTCGGCGAGCAATATCAGCAGAAACATTATTTGATATTATAAAACTCGATAATAAAACTAGAAATCGAGTATGGGTGTTAGCAACGCCAATTCGTGATGGAGCTGGCCCAGATGATGAAATTATCGGTGTGCTTTATATTGAAGCAAATATCGAATCTGTTTTTGAACAAATGAATGATATTAACCGAATTTTCTTAGGCGGTACTGCTGTATCATTAGTAGTTACTATTTTCTTAGGAATATTAGTAGCACGCACCATTACACAACCTATTGCTGATATGCGTAAGCAAGCGCAAGCAATGGCGAAAGGAAACTTTTCTCGCAAAGTACGGGTTTATGGAACAGATGAGATTGGGCAGCTTGCTACTACCTTTAACCATTTGACCAATCGTTTGCAAGAGTCTCAATCAACGACAGAGGCGGAACGGCGTAAACTCGATTCTGTTCTTAGTAATATGACCGATGGCGTTATTGCAACCGATCGTAAAGGACGTATTATCCTTATTAATGATCCAGCATTAGAGTTATTGCATATTTCAAGAGATATTACATTAGGACGTCCAATCGCTTCTGTTTTAGGAATCGATCAGGAATATAGCTTTGAAGATTTAATTCATATGAATGATGCAATCAACTTGGATTTTAGTACGTCAGAGGCGCCATATATTTTACGTGCTAATTTTTCTGTTATTCAAAAGGAAACAGGGTTTATTAATGGTTTAATTACAGTGCTACATGATATTACAGAGCAGGAAAAGATTGAAATGGAGCGAAGAGAATTTGTATCGAATGTATCACATGAGCTTCGCACACCATTAACAACGATGCGTAGTTATTTGGAGGCATTAATGGATGGTGCATGGAAGGATGACAACATTGCGCCGACCTTTTTAAATGTTACTCAAACTGAAACTGAGCGTATGATTCGTCTAGTGAATGACCTACTTCAATTATCACGAATGGATAGTAGTAATTATAAATTGAATAAGGATATTGTGTTATTTAATTCATTCTTTAATCGAATTATTGATCGCTTTGAAATGTCTAAATCCGAAAATGTAACATTTGAACGATTACTTCCAGAAACATCGTATTACGTTGAAATTGATACCGATAAGGTGACGCAAGTAATTGATAATGTTATATCGAACGCCATTAAATATTCTCCAGATGGCGGTAATGTCCGTTTTGGTTTTACCGTACAAGGAAATATGCTCAAGGTAATGATTTCAGATGATGGAATGGGTATTCCAAAAGAAAATGTAGGTCGTATTTTTGATCGTTTTTATCGCGTCGATCGCGCGCGTGCACGCTCTATGGGTGGTACAGGTCTTGGTTTAGCTATTGCACGGGAAATGATTGAAGCGCATGGTGGGAAGATTTGGGCCGAGAGTGAAGAAGGATATGGTACAACCGTCTTCTTCACACTACCATTTGAATTAGATGATTTTGACGAGGCAGGTGAGTGGGGATGA
- a CDS encoding YycH family regulatory protein, which yields MKYIEPVKSVVLFLLVMLSVVLTFIIWTYTPDYKVIEQTEGKEILIGTQKKVEDVIKPYKAIYSSDDDLTGTVSNGAMKDIMNIFEGWNILDLVRVNNNISPTYINEMIRANHRMTVFFAGEIPFSELGTIFNFDEKELPETTFNRIIIDWSNYSNKEVQMYFVSSSNKSLLRSHVSITNANEFVKDIIEPSKLQSAYKEVERDGYTSLYVPSDKIESVKYTYYMNELSPELFKNVLFSEPNVVQRNVESATFEKYTDGLSLMTVDTRSKSLTYVYPAAESSIRIEPSKLFKDSFDFINEHGGFTADYRYVSSNPSKNQIDYQLYLQGFPVYSDQATTRITTVWGDNRIFRYRRPYFSLDISEKEIKELPSGTEIVEKIHKLNNIVLSDIDEIAVGYYLTQDENLRLFTLEPSWFIIRNGSWILVTPEMLGGVKNGLE from the coding sequence ATGAAATATATAGAGCCAGTTAAATCCGTTGTTTTATTTCTACTCGTCATGCTAAGTGTTGTGCTAACCTTTATTATTTGGACCTATACGCCTGATTACAAAGTAATTGAGCAAACAGAAGGTAAAGAAATATTAATTGGCACACAAAAGAAAGTGGAAGACGTCATAAAGCCATATAAAGCAATTTATAGCAGTGACGATGACTTAACAGGTACAGTATCGAATGGTGCAATGAAAGATATTATGAACATCTTTGAAGGCTGGAATATTCTTGACCTCGTTCGAGTGAATAATAATATTTCACCAACTTATATTAATGAGATGATCCGCGCCAATCATCGTATGACTGTATTTTTCGCTGGAGAAATACCTTTCTCAGAGCTCGGAACTATTTTCAACTTCGACGAAAAAGAGTTACCTGAGACGACTTTCAATCGGATTATTATAGATTGGAGCAATTACTCGAATAAAGAAGTACAGATGTATTTCGTTAGTAGCTCGAACAAATCATTGTTACGTTCACATGTAAGCATTACGAATGCCAATGAATTTGTCAAAGATATTATTGAACCGTCTAAACTGCAAAGTGCGTATAAAGAAGTAGAGCGTGATGGCTATACTTCACTTTACGTTCCTAGCGATAAAATTGAATCTGTAAAATATACGTATTATATGAATGAACTATCACCAGAATTATTTAAAAATGTCTTATTCTCAGAGCCAAACGTTGTTCAGCGTAATGTTGAAAGTGCGACATTCGAAAAATATACAGATGGATTATCTCTTATGACTGTCGATACAAGATCGAAATCATTAACATATGTATATCCTGCTGCAGAAAGTAGTATCCGAATAGAGCCATCGAAGCTCTTCAAAGATAGCTTTGATTTTATTAATGAGCATGGAGGCTTCACAGCAGATTATCGATATGTATCGAGCAATCCGAGTAAAAATCAAATAGATTATCAGCTTTATTTACAAGGCTTCCCTGTTTATAGTGATCAAGCAACAACCCGTATTACAACAGTATGGGGAGATAACCGTATTTTCCGCTATAGACGTCCTTATTTTTCTTTAGACATATCAGAAAAAGAGATTAAAGAACTGCCATCTGGCACGGAAATAGTTGAAAAAATTCATAAGCTAAATAATATCGTATTGTCAGATATCGATGAAATTGCCGTAGGGTATTATTTAACGCAAGATGAAAATTTAAGATTATTTACTTTAGAACCGAGCTGGTTTATCATTCGTAATGGTTCATGGATTTTAGTGACACCTGAAATGCTTGGGGGTGTAAAAAATGGATTGGAATAG
- a CDS encoding two-component system regulatory protein YycI — protein MDWNRTKSIFIVVFLILNIFLYSLYVNRYNEAQSVEVPGEKTIDARLKEDNITYGVLPNAVESATYISGKVHTFTAADFTDPNHQVNLVDPKEARVIIVSPVKLRNVNDDASFTEFVQANIKEGGSYGLWKVDRDERIAIFFQKTNNRMLYYNKSGLLKIQWNADNEVTMYEQTMLDNIEEVEQQESVLPPIQVIQALYAKGLLKPDSRIEHMQLGYSTLVYLTQTQVLLPTWEVRVKLSDGAIEEYFVDAVEGKIIEIQEEKQEVEEEDWGV, from the coding sequence ATGGATTGGAATAGAACAAAATCCATTTTTATCGTCGTCTTTTTAATTTTAAATATTTTCTTATACTCATTGTATGTGAATCGCTACAATGAAGCACAAAGTGTAGAGGTTCCAGGGGAGAAAACGATTGATGCTCGTTTAAAAGAGGATAATATTACGTACGGTGTCCTGCCGAATGCCGTCGAATCAGCTACGTATATTTCAGGGAAAGTCCATACTTTTACGGCAGCGGATTTTACCGATCCAAACCATCAAGTTAATCTTGTTGACCCTAAAGAGGCGCGGGTAATTATAGTCAGTCCTGTGAAATTGCGAAATGTAAATGATGATGCAAGCTTCACAGAATTTGTGCAGGCAAATATTAAAGAAGGTGGTTCCTACGGATTATGGAAGGTCGATCGTGATGAGCGTATAGCCATCTTCTTTCAAAAAACAAATAATCGAATGCTCTATTACAATAAATCTGGGTTGTTAAAAATACAGTGGAATGCGGACAATGAAGTAACGATGTATGAGCAAACGATGCTTGATAATATTGAGGAAGTAGAGCAACAAGAAAGTGTACTTCCACCGATTCAAGTTATTCAAGCATTATACGCAAAAGGGCTGTTAAAGCCAGATTCACGTATTGAGCATATGCAGCTGGGCTATTCAACACTTGTTTATTTAACACAAACACAAGTATTATTGCCAACATGGGAAGTCCGAGTGAAATTATCCGACGGGGCAATTGAAGAGTATTTTGTCGATGCAGTGGAAGGTAAAATCATTGAAATACAAGAGGAAAAGCAAGAGGTTGAAGAAGAAGACTGGGGAGTTTAA